The proteins below come from a single Longimicrobium sp. genomic window:
- a CDS encoding pyridoxal-phosphate dependent enzyme — translation MTDFAEQLLARPRHTRPYANIVEAVGWTPLIRLNQVTAGIRTPVYGKAEFMNPGGSVKDRVGPAIIEAAERAGELRPGGTVVEGTSGNTGVGLALAAAIKGYRCIFTIPDKMSQEKVRLLKAFGAEVIVTPTAVAPDHPDNYVMMAKRIAQETPNAILANQFYNQANPAAHYATTAPEIWEQTEGRITHFVSAAGTGGTLTGVGRFLKERNPEVRVIGGDPVGSILAGYAATGTKPEAAPYKVEGIGQDKIPGTLDMSVVDEWRYVEDRASLGMARRLTREEGLFVGGSAGLICQVALDVAREIDDPDACVVFILCDTGERYLSKIYNDEWMRENRMLEPSRVTARDMVGGKGDNAPAQLIAVSPETPVRQALGFITQHNISQLPVVSEGDCVGHLSEATLMSRVLENTATLDKSVQHLMDAPLPVVDAHVDLPGITRLLNRQNPAVLVRHDGRLAGIITRYDVLRYVTDGR, via the coding sequence ATGACCGATTTCGCCGAGCAGCTCCTGGCCCGCCCGCGCCACACGCGCCCCTACGCCAACATCGTGGAGGCGGTGGGGTGGACTCCGCTGATCCGCCTCAACCAGGTGACGGCGGGGATCCGCACCCCGGTGTACGGCAAGGCGGAGTTCATGAACCCCGGCGGCAGCGTCAAGGACCGCGTGGGGCCCGCCATCATCGAGGCGGCCGAGCGCGCGGGGGAGCTGCGCCCCGGCGGCACCGTGGTTGAGGGCACCAGCGGCAACACCGGCGTGGGGCTGGCGCTGGCGGCCGCCATCAAGGGGTACCGCTGCATCTTCACCATCCCGGACAAGATGAGCCAGGAGAAGGTGCGCCTGCTCAAGGCGTTCGGCGCCGAGGTGATCGTGACGCCGACCGCGGTGGCGCCGGACCACCCGGACAACTACGTGATGATGGCGAAGCGGATCGCCCAGGAGACCCCCAACGCCATTCTCGCCAACCAGTTCTACAACCAGGCCAACCCCGCGGCGCACTACGCCACCACCGCGCCCGAGATTTGGGAGCAGACGGAGGGGCGCATCACCCACTTCGTCTCCGCGGCGGGCACCGGCGGCACGCTGACGGGCGTCGGGCGCTTCCTCAAGGAGCGCAACCCGGAGGTGCGCGTCATCGGCGGCGACCCGGTGGGCTCCATCCTGGCGGGCTACGCGGCGACGGGGACGAAGCCGGAGGCGGCGCCGTACAAGGTGGAAGGGATCGGGCAGGACAAGATCCCCGGCACGCTGGACATGAGCGTGGTGGACGAGTGGCGCTACGTCGAGGACCGCGCGTCGCTGGGGATGGCGCGCCGCCTGACGCGCGAGGAGGGGCTGTTCGTCGGCGGCTCGGCGGGGCTGATCTGCCAGGTGGCGCTGGACGTGGCGCGCGAGATCGACGACCCGGACGCCTGCGTCGTCTTCATCCTGTGCGACACCGGCGAGCGCTACCTCTCCAAGATCTACAACGACGAGTGGATGCGGGAGAACCGGATGCTGGAGCCGTCGCGCGTGACGGCTCGCGACATGGTCGGCGGCAAGGGCGACAACGCGCCGGCGCAGCTGATCGCCGTGTCGCCGGAGACGCCGGTGAGGCAGGCGCTGGGGTTCATCACGCAGCACAACATCTCGCAGCTCCCCGTGGTGAGCGAGGGCGACTGCGTGGGGCACCTCTCCGAGGCCACGCTGATGTCGCGCGTGCTGGAGAACACGGCCACGCTGGACAAGTCCGTGCAGCACCTGATGGACGCGCCGCTGCCGGTGGTGGACGCGCACGTGGACCTGCCGGGAATCACCCGGCTGCTGAACCGGCAGAACCCGGCCGTGCTG
- a CDS encoding energy transducer TonB, translating to MTRLLALVLLLAACDARQEAMTAPRPIEPLRNAVGKEGSPFQYPEELWEAQVEGETLLRLYITAQGAVDSVRVERTSGYEAFDAAALAGSRSLKFEPARRGEEPVGAWFILPVKFDSGAAADSARDPSPKSVVP from the coding sequence ATGACGCGCCTCCTCGCGCTCGTGCTGCTGCTGGCCGCCTGCGACGCGCGGCAGGAGGCGATGACGGCGCCGCGTCCCATCGAGCCGCTCCGGAACGCGGTGGGGAAGGAGGGCTCGCCCTTCCAGTACCCTGAAGAGCTGTGGGAGGCGCAGGTCGAGGGCGAGACGCTGCTGCGCCTCTACATCACCGCCCAGGGCGCCGTGGACAGCGTGCGCGTGGAGCGCACCAGCGGCTACGAGGCGTTCGACGCGGCCGCGCTGGCCGGGAGCCGTTCTCTCAAGTTCGAGCCCGCCCGGCGTGGCGAAGAGCCGGTGGGCGCGTGGTTCATACTTCCCGTGAAGTTCGATTCGGGTGCCGCCGCCGATTCGGCGCGCGACCCATCCCCCAAGTCCGTGGTCCCATGA